In a genomic window of Periophthalmus magnuspinnatus isolate fPerMag1 chromosome 3, fPerMag1.2.pri, whole genome shotgun sequence:
- the gjd6 gene encoding gap junction protein delta 6 produces the protein MTEWTLLKRLLDAVHHHSTMIGRLWLTVMVIFRLLIVAVATEDVYTDEQEMFVCNTLQPGCSTVCYDTFAPISQPRFWVFHIISVSTPSLCFIIYTWHNLSKQNGASRPRNANEDYARRATRDPGKDGGREAYDRSCDSDSCSIRSHKHLGHSLADALEGITVQQLQNLESLNKTQTFAVKDVNGEVQPVPGGVLSKCYVFHVILRAILEVGFVLAQWKLFGFKVPVHFLCTSSPCSQPVDCYVSRPTEKTIFLLFMFCVGVFCILLNLLELNHLGWKKIRQVVKRREKTSWTAYSGLRKGYESLPADSPSPASSPGYGDVTSTTSLPTLNLVVSHQPTWTCAANCTGSTAGTARNVTSEQPKRRESDKERQTLRGKKEGRKQRSTEVWI, from the coding sequence ATGACGGAGTGGACTTTGCTCAAACGTCTGCTGGACGCCGTTCACCATCACTCCACCATGATCGGCCGCCTCTGGTTAACCGTCATGGTCATATTCCGGCTTCTGATCGTCGCCGTGGCAACCGAAGACGTGTACACCGACGAGCAGGAGATGTTCGTCTGCAATACGCTCCAACCGGGGTGCTCGACGGTCTGCTACGACACGTTCGCGCCAATCTCTCAACCGAGATTCTGGGTGTTCCACATCATAAGCGTCTCCACCCCGTCTCTTTGCTTCATCATCTACACTTGGCACAATTTGTCCAAGCAGAACGGCGCGTCGAGGCCACGGAACGCCAACGAGGACTACGCCCGGCGAGCGACGCGAGACCCGGGAAAAGACGGCGGCAGAGAGGCGTACGACCGGAGCTGCGATTCGGACAGCTGCTCCATCAGGTCTCACAAACATCTGGGACACAGTTTGGCGGACGCGTTGGAAGGAATCACCGTCCAACAACTGCAGAACCTGGAATCGCTGAACAAGACGCAAACATTCGCCGTAAAAGACGTCAACGGTGAGGTCCAACCCGTTCCAGGAGGAGTTCTGTCCAAATGCTACGTCTTCCATGTTATTCTGAGAGCCATTTTGGAAGTCGGTTTTGTCTTGGCGCAGTGGAAACTCTTCGGATTCAAAGTCCCCGTGCACTTCCTGTGTACGTCGAGTCCTTGCAGTCAACCTGTGGACTGCTACGTGTCCAGGCCAACGGAAAAGACGATATTTTTGCTGTTCATGTTCTGCGTGGGCGTGTTTTGTATCCTCCTGAACTTACTCGAGCTCAATCACCTCGGCTGGAAGAAGATCCGCCAGGTCGTTAAGCGGCGAGAGAAGACATCGTGGACGGCGTATTCGGGTTTGAGAAAGGGCTACGAGAGTCTCCCCGCGGACAGTCCGTCTCCCGCCTCTTCGCCGGGCTACGGAGACGTGACCAGCACGACCTCGCTGCCCACGCTCAACCTCGTGGTCAGTCATCAGCCGACGTGGACCTGCGCCGCCAACTGTACGGGATCGACCGCGGGAACGGCGAGGAACGTGACGTCAGAGCAACCGAAAAGACGAGAGTCGGACAAAGAAAGACAGACTCTGAGGGgtaagaaagagggaaggaagcAGAGGAGCACGGAGGTCTGGATCTGA